In Nostoc piscinale CENA21, the genomic stretch CAGAACATCGTCAAGTTGAAAAACTGTTTACAGAAGCAGAAAAAGCTAATAAAAACAAGCTCCACGAAATATTTGCTCAGATTTATCTAGCATTAAATTTACACGCTAGAACTGAAGAATTAGTTTTCTATCCAGCATTACGCGAGTATGAGGAAACTGCACAATATATAGAAGAAGCTGAAGAAGAACACGAAGAAGCTGAGATTCTTCTAGAAGAAATTAAAGCACTACAACCAGGCAACGCTGAGTTTAAATCCAAATTGAGTGATTTAAAAGAAGCAGTGCAGCATCATGTAGAAGAAGAAGAAAGTGAAATTTTTGAGGCTGTACGTGGGTGTATCAGTGAAGAGGAATTAATTGAATTAGGGAAAGAATTTCAAGAAGCTAAAGTGAAATTAGAAGCGGATGTGAAAGAAGCGATGGCGCAGTAAAGCCCAATAATAAGGTGTTATGTGCGCTAGTCAATGTAACTAAAAACCCGACACAAAGTTTTGTGTCGGGTTTTTATTTTATTTTGTTTGGGAACTCATCAATCTTTTTTTGAAAAAATTTAGAACTACCCCACAGGGATAAAGCGAAGTTCGGTTCAAGAATATTTGGTTGTAAAAGACCTAAAAACAGAATTTATTAGTCTTGTGGTTTATTAATGAATCGGTGTTCTAGCCCGAACAAATGGAATTCGCACGCCAGATGCTACTCTGTGCGGCTTCTCGCAGAGCGCGTCTACAAGTCAGCAAAGCCGACGACAGTCGCCTCTAATCGAGCCAACGCGTTGCGGAGGTTCCACCTACGCGGACTGATGCAAAATCAAGGATTTAGAACCCGCGCAGGCGGGTTTTGTCTGTGTAGCCGTGACTTCAGTCGCTTGGTGCAAGAATATGTTATCCACAAGATGGCTCGAAATATCAGGTGGAAGACCAAGCAAACTAATAATTTCCTGTTGTAGAGGGTTTAAAGGACGAAAATAGTCAAAGTGATAGTCAACAGTCTGTTGAAACCCGACTGTTATGTTGTAGACATTTCCCACCTGACAATGATTGAAACAGAGCGACAAAACGGATATTGGAAGTTAATTTTTACTTCTTGCCAACATCACGCGCCATCTTGAGGTAATAGTCCTCTACTTTTTTCTGAGAACGACGGCGGCTAAATGAAGGAGTTTCCGAGGTGGTTTTCTGTTCTGTTTTTGCTGGTTCTTCTGAAACTCGCTTGATAGTTTGAGCCGCATCAGATTCCAAATAATAGCCAGAGCTATTAAATCCGAAAACTTTCCCAAAAAAGCCAAAAATACTCCCGAAAAACCCGAAAATAGCCTTGAAAAATACGGAAAAATAACCTTCAAGGCGAATAAAGACATTCCGAAGAATTTGAATTAGACGATCCATAGCAGCACCTCTATGATTGCCTACTGCTATTGTGACTTAATTTCGTCCTAGTTAGGTATTCTCCCAGAGGTATAACTATCAAAGTTTGATGATTAATTTACTAGATGTGTCTTTTGGCAGTTTAGTCAAGACTGAGAAATATTTATTAATATAGTTATAAATCAGTGTCAAAAATCAAAACGTTCTCATTGGCAGATACTGGATTTTCCACCATCGGAGTAGAAGACATGAAAGACCAAAAAACATCCGACTCTAAAGAGTTCGTAGGCAATCTCAAGAATGGGATTTGGCTATTTGGACTCTCTTCTTGGGTCTTTGGCATTACCGATCGCAGTATCGCTTCTTTTGCAGATGGTTATCTGTCTGCTTTGGATTTAACGCAACTATTCACAGCAGCGACATTTTTTTGTAGCATGGCTATTTTTAAAACCCACATCCAAGGTTTAAGACGGTTAATTTGTAATTATTTGGTTTAGTTGGTCGCTGATTTTATCAAGCTAATAAATACTTCCGAGGTAGAACGTTTTCTTTATAGCAAAGTGCTGAGTATCAACATCAGATGATTTCTGTGAAATCATTCTTCATTCTCTGCGTGAGTCCTATTCAAGATGATGCACTTGGTAAAGTGAGAGTAAACCCTGTTTGACCAGAAGTTACAGAATCTAGGGCTAGTTCACCACGGTGCGCTCGGACAATTTCACGGGCGAGGCTGAGTCCTAGTCCAATACCTTCTACTTTCCGGGTGCGGGCTGGATCACCACGATAAAAGCGTTCAAACAACCGATCGCGATCGCTGGGTAAAATATCTTTTGATGAATTGGTAACTGTGATTTTGAGAGTTTTTTGGGTTTGATGTGCGTGAATCTTAATCCAGCCATCAGCAAAATTATATTTAATTGCGTTACTAAGCAGATTTTGTAGAACTTGCATAAGTAAATCGCGATCGCCTTTTACCCGCAAATTATCAGGAATATCTGTTTGCAAATTCAATTGAGGAGCCAGCAATTCTACATCTTCAATCATCTCCCATAACAACTCAGACATATTGACATCCACCAGATACAAGCCCATTTTGCCTGCATCTGCCAAAGACAGCAGCAAGAGTTTTCGCATAATTGTACTTAAGCGATGCACTTCATCCAACAAATTGCTTAAACGTTGCTGTACATCACTTCCTGGCTCAACTTGTTGGAGCGATCGCTCTAATTCACCTTGCAAAATAGTTAATGGGGTTTTCAGTTCATGGGCTGCATCTGCACTAAAGCGGGAAGCTTGGGTAAAACTGCGTTCCAGACGTTCTAACATTTGGTTAAACACCTGAATGAGTTCCACAAATTCTAAATCTGTTGTCTCAGTGGGAATACGCTGATCTAAGCCTTGCACTGTTACCCGTTGAATTACGTCCGTTAACTCGTGAATCGGACGCAACGCCCCACCAGAAACAAACCAAGCCCCAGCCGCAACTAGCAATAAAGCGCCCGGAATTAACACCAAGAAAATATAGCGGATACTCGCCATTTCTTGATTCACAGGTTGTAAGCTGACAGCAACCGCCACCTGAGAATTCGGAAATTTCAGCGCACCAATCCGCCAAGTTTCTTTTGCGGTGTGTTCCGTAAAAAATTGTGGTGGAGTTGGGCGCGGTGGTGGTTGTCCTGGCTGATTTGTACCAAAAATTACAGGTCTTCTTTGTCGGGGAATATCTGGCGGTGCAGGTGCTAACTCTAAACGCTTCACCAGTAGATTTTTCACCTCAGTATCCGCAGATAAAGAGTTAAATTCGTAGACTGTTTTACCCTCAGCATTCAGCACCAGTAAAGCGAAGGGCATCTTGGTATTTGTACCCAAGCCAGCAGGTAAAAATTCTGGACGGGGAGGTTCTTTTCCTAGTT encodes the following:
- a CDS encoding hemerythrin domain-containing protein: MAKTKAKDILSLIEAEHRQVEKLFTEAEKANKNKLHEIFAQIYLALNLHARTEELVFYPALREYEETAQYIEEAEEEHEEAEILLEEIKALQPGNAEFKSKLSDLKEAVQHHVEEEESEIFEAVRGCISEEELIELGKEFQEAKVKLEADVKEAMAQ
- a CDS encoding ATP-binding protein translates to MKHLRSFRLRIALLSAALAGTTLVGFGAISWFQIYNAKISRLDSELLNQLLRANRPPELGKEPPRPEFLPAGLGTNTKMPFALLVLNAEGKTVYEFNSLSADTEVKNLLVKRLELAPAPPDIPRQRRPVIFGTNQPGQPPPRPTPPQFFTEHTAKETWRIGALKFPNSQVAVAVSLQPVNQEMASIRYIFLVLIPGALLLVAAGAWFVSGGALRPIHELTDVIQRVTVQGLDQRIPTETTDLEFVELIQVFNQMLERLERSFTQASRFSADAAHELKTPLTILQGELERSLQQVEPGSDVQQRLSNLLDEVHRLSTIMRKLLLLSLADAGKMGLYLVDVNMSELLWEMIEDVELLAPQLNLQTDIPDNLRVKGDRDLLMQVLQNLLSNAIKYNFADGWIKIHAHQTQKTLKITVTNSSKDILPSDRDRLFERFYRGDPARTRKVEGIGLGLSLAREIVRAHRGELALDSVTSGQTGFTLTLPSASS